In Syntrophales bacterium, the DNA window TCGGTGATTCCACCACCGTCTGCACCCGTCAAAAGAGTGCGCCGCCGGTCCCAGACCAAGATAAGGCGTATGATCCCAGTATTTTTGGTTGTGCCGCGATTGAAGCTCCACATTTCTTGCAAAACTGGACACCTCATAGTGGATATAGCCCGCCTTCTCAATGATCCCCGACGTTTGGAAGAAACGGTCGGCCAGGGTTTCCTCGTCCGGCATCGAGATTTCCCCTTTCGCCTGTCCGGTGCCGAGGGGGGTGTCGGGTTCAACGGTAAGCTGGTAGCAGCTAAAGTGCGCCGGATTGAAGGAGAGGGCGCGGTGAAGGGTATCCGTCCAGGAGGTGACTTCCTGCCCCGGCACGCCGTAGATAAGATCCATGCCGATATTGTCAAATCCCGCTCTTTCCGAGGCCGTAAGCACCGAGAGGGCCTGACGGCGATTATGCCTCCTTCCCAGGAACTTCAGGATATCGTCGTCAAAGGATTGGACGCCGATGTTGATGCGGTTGATTCCCAGGTTGCGCAATGCCTTGAGGCCGGCAAGATCAATATCCGCCGGATTCACCTCTACTGTGATTTCTGCTTGGGAATCAACGGTGAACTTGTTTGCCGTCACGTCCAGGATAGCTCCCAGGTCTTTTACTGAAAGCACCGAAGGTGTGCCGCCGCCGATGTAGACGGTATCGAATCCGGAAAATTCCGTCCGGTAAATGTCCATTTCCCGGCGGAGGGCATCGAGAAAATCATCTGTCAGGTCGAGGGACGTTGTCGAATAGAAGCCGCAATAGAGGCACTTGCTGCGGCAGAAGGGGATGTGGATGTAAAGGCCGGGCGCATCCATACTTTTTTCTACTCTTCTCAATTCCCCTCCCGCCAGGAGAGGAACAGAGTCCCTTTAACGAAGACGTTATTCCTAATCGGTATCGGATCTCAGGACTGCGAGGAAGGCGCCCTGGGGAATGCTTA includes these proteins:
- the hemW gene encoding radical SAM family heme chaperone HemW; this encodes MRRVEKSMDAPGLYIHIPFCRSKCLYCGFYSTTSLDLTDDFLDALRREMDIYRTEFSGFDTVYIGGGTPSVLSVKDLGAILDVTANKFTVDSQAEITVEVNPADIDLAGLKALRNLGINRINIGVQSFDDDILKFLGRRHNRRQALSVLTASERAGFDNIGMDLIYGVPGQEVTSWTDTLHRALSFNPAHFSCYQLTVEPDTPLGTGQAKGEISMPDEETLADRFFQTSGIIEKAGYIHYEVSSFARNVELQSRHNQKYWDHTPYLGLGPAAHSFDGCRRWWNHRSLHSYIEDLKKETPPVAVSETLADEQLRLEALFLGLRTKSGICFEDYKLRYGYDLVSEKAEMISLLAERGLVKIEDGRMKPTLAGMAVADSLALI